Part of the Sulfuricurvum kujiense DSM 16994 genome, CCATACTCTAATCCCTTACTTTGTGGCTGAGCCGACGGTTTTCTTTTTACCTTTGCGCGTACGAGCATTGGTTTTGGTTTTTTGACCACGGCATGGGAGACCTTTACGGTGACGAAGACCACGGTAAGAACCAAGATCCATCAACGCTTTAATATCCATAGCGACTTGTTTGCGAAGGTCACCTTCTACAGCGATTCCGCTGCTTCGGATTTCTTTAGCGATTGTAGCCGCTTCATCTTCGCTTAGTTCGAATACACGCTTGTTGTAATCGAGTCCTGTTGCATCCAAAATTTTGCGTGAAGTATGTAAACCGATACCGTAGATATAGGTTAATGCATATTCCAAACGTTTTTTCTTAGGTAAGTCCACACCAGCAATACGTGCCATGCTTATCCTTGTCTTTGTTTATGTTTTGGGGTTTTGCAGATTACGCGAACAATCCCTTTGCGCTTGATGACTTTACAATCATCGCACATTTTCTTCACTGAAGAACGTACTTTCATCGGTAGGCTCCGTTGATTTAAATCACTTGCTTTTCGTAGGTGAGATTGATCTCACCAATACTTGTAACTACGATTGAACGCAGTTATAAACATTCAATTCTATTTGTCCGAAAGGGCAAAGTGGACGCGTATGATACAGTAAATAAGGTTAAATTTTTATTAAGGTTATAAAAAGAGGGTTTTAATACGGAGTGTCTCTAGACAATCCGTATCATAAATGGGGATTCTAAAACCGCGTCTAATGTTTCTAGTTTTGCCATTAAACCGTGCAAAGCACGTTCGGTCGCTTCGTGGGTAGCAAAGAGCAAATGTGCGCATTCCGTTTCGGACGGGCGCTGAATGACCGCTTCGATAGAGATCGATTCATCGGCAAAAAGGCTGGTGATTTTTGCCAAAATTCCCGGTTTATCCGAAACACGAAGACGAAGATAATATTTGGATCGGATATCCTCGCTGTTTTTAAGCCGTAAACCCTCTTCAAGCGGATGGTTAAATCCGAGCATCGGAGAACGTTTTCCCGAACGGACGATATCGATGATATTAGCAACGACGGCGCTCGCCGTCGCATTTCCGCCGGCACCCGGACCGTAATAGAGGGTTTCGCCCACACGGTCGCCGACGACACTGATACCGTTCATGACGCCGTCGATTTTTGCGATCATCGCATCTTCTTTAACCAATGCTGCATGAACACGTAGCTCAACTTCGGCATCATCGCGTTTGGCAATACCCAAAAGTTTGATCGTGTAGCCGAACTCTTTGGCGAATGCGATATCCGCAGGGGTAATCCCCTCGATCCCCTCAATCAAAATCTCTTCGGGTTTCGCATCGATTCCGTATGCGATGGAAGCGAGGATGAGAAGTTTATGTGCCGCATCGAATCCACCGATATCAAAGGTCGGATCGGCTTCGGCATATCCCAGTGCCTGTGCTTCGGCTAACACCTCGGCAAACGGTGTCCCCTCGTTCATCATTTTGGTCAGCATGAAATTACACGTTCCGTTCATAATCCCCATGATAGAGAGGATATGATTCGCCGATAAACCGTCGCGCAAGGCATTAATGATCGGAATCCCCCCCGCGACACTCGCTTCGAATTCAAACGGAATATCTCCGGCAATCTCTTGAAGCTCATAACGGTGGTAGGCCAAAAGGGCTTTATTGGCGGTTACTACCGCTTTTCCATTTTGGAGCGCTTTTTTGACGACAGCGAGGGGAAGTTCTACCCCTCCCATCAGTTCAACAACAATGTCAATTTCCGGATCATCGACAATGTCGTACGGATCTTGCGATACAGCGATGGAGAGGTCTGAAACCTTGGAAAGATCACGTACGACTCCGCTTTTTACACTGATCTCGTCACCCGAACGCGCCGTGATAATCGATTTATTCTCTTCTAATATCTGCACGACGGCACGCCCTACCGTGCCGACACCGATAACGCCGACACGTGTCACTCGCCACCCTTGTCGCAACTCAATGTACTTAAAAACTGCTTGATATTTTTTGCCGCCTGACGGATACGCTGATCGTTTTCGATCAATGCGATACGGACATACTCATCGCCGTAATCGCCGAATCCGATCCCCGGAGCTACGGCGACGTTCGCTTCCACCAAGAGGCGTTTGGAAAATTCAAGACTTCCCATATGAATCGCGCATTCGGGAATTTTAGCCCACACAAACATCGATGCCTGATTTCGGCGAATCGGCCACCCGGCACGGTTAAAAGCATCCAATAGGACATTTTGACGATGATCATATTTATCCGTGATCTCCTGAACACAGGTTTGATCCCCGGTAAGGGCAACCGTCGCGGCAACCTGAATCGGAGTGAACATCCCATAATCGAGCCAGCTCTTGATCTTTTGCAATGCGCCGATCAGTTTGGCATTACCTACGAAGAAACCGACGCGCCATCCCGCCATATTATAGCTCTTAGAGAGGGTAAATGCTTCAACCGCAACATCTTTTGCACCCGGGACAGAGAGGATAGATGGTGTTTTATACCCGTCAAACGTCAGATCTCCGTATGCAATGTCGCTGATAACGTAAAAGCGTTCACGCTTCGCCATCTCGACGACACGAACATAAAACTCCGGTGTTACCGTCGCCGTTGTCGGATTGTGCGGAAAGTTGACGACGAGATATTTCGGTTTCGGAAACGAGACATGAAACGCGTGTTCAAGACGCTCGAAAAAGAGGTCTTCATCCACTTTGTAATCTTCATCAAACGGCAATTCCATTTTTTGAACGTTTCCACCCGCCAAAATAAAACCGTATGAGTGGATCGGATAAGTCGGATCGGGAACGACGACAACATCGCCGGGATTCGTAATAGCATACGCCAGGTGGGCATACCCTTCTTTAGAACCCATAGTCGCAACCGCTTCGGTGTCCGGATCAAGATCGACGTCATAGCGACGTTTGTACCAATCGCAAATGGCCTGACGAAGTTTCGGAATCCCTTTAGAGACTGAATAACCGTGTGTTTT contains:
- the rpsM gene encoding 30S ribosomal protein S13; this translates as MARIAGVDLPKKKRLEYALTYIYGIGLHTSRKILDATGLDYNKRVFELSEDEAATIAKEIRSSGIAVEGDLRKQVAMDIKALMDLGSYRGLRHRKGLPCRGQKTKTNARTRKGKKKTVGSATK
- the rpmJ gene encoding 50S ribosomal protein L36, whose protein sequence is MKVRSSVKKMCDDCKVIKRKGIVRVICKTPKHKQRQG
- a CDS encoding homoserine dehydrogenase — encoded protein: MTRVGVIGVGTVGRAVVQILEENKSIITARSGDEISVKSGVVRDLSKVSDLSIAVSQDPYDIVDDPEIDIVVELMGGVELPLAVVKKALQNGKAVVTANKALLAYHRYELQEIAGDIPFEFEASVAGGIPIINALRDGLSANHILSIMGIMNGTCNFMLTKMMNEGTPFAEVLAEAQALGYAEADPTFDIGGFDAAHKLLILASIAYGIDAKPEEILIEGIEGITPADIAFAKEFGYTIKLLGIAKRDDAEVELRVHAALVKEDAMIAKIDGVMNGISVVGDRVGETLYYGPGAGGNATASAVVANIIDIVRSGKRSPMLGFNHPLEEGLRLKNSEDIRSKYYLRLRVSDKPGILAKITSLFADESISIEAVIQRPSETECAHLLFATHEATERALHGLMAKLETLDAVLESPFMIRIV
- a CDS encoding LL-diaminopimelate aminotransferase; this encodes MFDEIQFDRIKRLPKYVFAEVNELKMARRRAGADVIDFSMGNPDGDTPEHIRKKLVESAEKTKTHGYSVSKGIPKLRQAICDWYKRRYDVDLDPDTEAVATMGSKEGYAHLAYAITNPGDVVVVPDPTYPIHSYGFILAGGNVQKMELPFDEDYKVDEDLFFERLEHAFHVSFPKPKYLVVNFPHNPTTATVTPEFYVRVVEMAKRERFYVISDIAYGDLTFDGYKTPSILSVPGAKDVAVEAFTLSKSYNMAGWRVGFFVGNAKLIGALQKIKSWLDYGMFTPIQVAATVALTGDQTCVQEITDKYDHRQNVLLDAFNRAGWPIRRNQASMFVWAKIPECAIHMGSLEFSKRLLVEANVAVAPGIGFGDYGDEYVRIALIENDQRIRQAAKNIKQFLSTLSCDKGGE